One region of Camelus bactrianus isolate YW-2024 breed Bactrian camel chromosome 22, ASM4877302v1, whole genome shotgun sequence genomic DNA includes:
- the SPPL2B gene encoding signal peptide peptidase-like 2B isoform X6: protein MRGGRTAFARRRERAGALLGNICRRLRRGPGDMAAAAALARLAAAFLLLTAQVACEYGMVHVVPETGGPRGKDYCILYNPQWAHLPHDLSKASLLQVQDWTASVLCSPSSLPAKGFTNQLPMVARGNCTFYEKVRLAQGSGARGLLIVSKEALVPPGGNKTQYDEIGIPVALLSHRDMLDIFQTFGQAVRAALYAPKEPMLDYNMVIIFIMAVGTVALGGYWAGSRDVRKRYVKHKRDDGPAKQEDEAVDVTPAMIGVFVVTCCSMLVLLYHFYDQLVYAIIGIFCLASSTGLYSCLSPLVQRLPFCKCRVPDNSLPYFHKRPQVLTLLLALLCVAVSVVWGVFRNEDQWAWILQDALGIAFCLYTLKTIRLPTFKACTLLLLVLFIYDVFFVFITPFLTKSGNSIMVEVATGPSDSATHEKLPMVLKVPRLNTSPLALCDRPFSLLGFGDILVPGLLVAYCHRFDIQVQSSRVYFVACTIAYGIGLLVTFMALALMQRGQPALLYLVPCTLVTSCALALWRRELGVFWTGSGFVVNTSLL from the exons ATGCGTGGCGGACGCACGGCGTTTGCGCGACGCCGCGAGCGCGCCGGGGCGTTGCTGGGAAACATCTGCCGACGCCTGCGGCGGGGACCCGGCGAcatggcggcggctgcggcgcTGGCGCGGCTAGCGGCGGCTTTCCTCCTCCTCACGGCCCAG GTGGCCTGTGAGTATGGCATGGTGCACGTGGTGCCCGAGACAGGAGGCCCCAGAGGCAAGGACTACTGCATCCTGTACAACCCGCAGTGGGCCCACCTGCCGCACGACCTCAGCAAAGCG TCTCTCCTGCAGGTGCAGGACTGGACGGCCTCCGTGCTCTGCTCTCCCTCCAGTCTCCCTGCCAAAGGCTTCACCAACCAGCTCCCCATGGTGGCGCGGGGGAACTGCACCTTCTACGAGAAAGTGAGGCTGGCCCAGGGCAGTGGGGCCCGTGGGCTGCTCATCGTCAGCAAGGAGGCGCTG gtccCCCCAGGAGGCAACAAGACGCAGTATGATGAGATCGGCATCCCTGTGGCCCTGCTCAGCCACAGAGACATGCTGGACATCTTCCAG ACTTTCGGCCAGGCGGTGCGGGCAGCGCTGTACGCACCCAAGGAGCCCATGCTGGACTACAACATGGTCATCATCTTCATCATGGCCGTGGGCACTGTCGCTCTTGGGGGCTACTGGGCCGGGAGCCGGGACGTGAGGAA GAGGTACGTGAAGCACAAGCGGGACGACGGGCCCGCGAAGCAGGAGGATGAGGCGGTGGACGTGACGCCCGCCATGATTGGCGTCTTCGTGGTCACGTGCTGCTCAATGCTGGTGCTGCTCTACCACTTCTACGACCAGCTCG TCTACGCGATCATTGGGATTTTCTGCCTGGCCTCCTCCACAGGCCTCTACAGCTGCCTGTCACCGCTCGTCCAGAGGCTGCCGTTCTGCAAATGCAG GGTTCCGGACAACAGCCTACCCTACTTCCACAAGCGCCCACAGGTCCTCACGCTGCTCCTGGCGCTGCTGTGCGTGGCTGTCAGCGTGGTGTGGGGCGTATTCCGGAACGAGGACCA GTGGGCCTGGATCCTTCAGGATGCGCTGGGTATCGCCTTCTGCCTCTACACCTTGAAAACCATCCGCCTCCCCACGTTCAAG GCCTGcacgctgctgctgctggtgctgTTCATCTACGATGTCTTTTTCGTGTTCATCACGCCCTTCCTGACCAAG AGCGGGAACAGCATCATGGTGGAGGTGGCCACCGGGCCCTCGGACTCAGCCACCCACGAGAAG CTCCCCATGGTCCTGAAGGTGCCCAGACTGAACACCTCACCGCTAGCCCTGTGTGACCGGCCGTTCTCCCTCCTGGGCTTCGGGGACATCCTGGTCCCAG GGCTGCTCGTGGCCTACTGCCACCGCTTCGACATCCAGGTGCAGTCCTCCAGGGTCTACTTCGTGGCCTGCACCATCG CCTATGGCATCGGCCTCCTGGTGACGTTCATGGCGCTGGCACTCATGCAGCGCGGCCAGCCCGCCCTCCTCTACCTGGTGCCCTGCACGCTCGTCACCAGCTGTGCCCTGGCGCTCTGGCGCAGGGAGCTGGGCGTGTTCTGGACGGGCAGCGGCTTTGTGGTGAATACCAGTTTGCTATGA